One window of Vidua chalybeata isolate OUT-0048 chromosome 14, bVidCha1 merged haplotype, whole genome shotgun sequence genomic DNA carries:
- the LOC128795335 gene encoding UAP56-interacting factor-like isoform X6, protein METAGPQPAAGPQPGAEEIDMSLGPNRFRRGFGQQQFNRRQFRNALPGRKRRAAAAFDGVSPLNRQASAQEGTKKNHAFAKSCSGQQEEQPQPSPGTKRFRADTASICAPGRSRPFLLNRGLALQRVQQWFSKARFQRGQMDSQGEGKRPRMRRWQVKPSPGAILTVSVVNPQAGQRSLPGSKRPFLRSQRPPARVAKPQPKGVLLRFNFRAMANQTSLTLDERFSSLRNKRRFTAARSAGRMVTMP, encoded by the exons GACCTAACCGTTTCAGAAGAGGGTTTGGACAGCAGCAGTTCAATCGGAGACAATTCAGGAATGCTTTGCCTGGTCGCAagagaagagcagctgctgcatttgaTGGAGTGAGCCCTTTAAATCGCCAGGCATCAGCTCAGGAG GGCACCAAGAAGAACCATGCTTTTGCCAAAAGCtgcagtgggcagcaggaggaacagCCACAGCCATCTCCAGGCACCAAAAGATTCAGAGCAGATACTGCCAGCATCTGTGCCCCAGGGAGAAG CAGGCCTTTCCTGCTGAACAGGGGATTGGCGTTGCAGCGGGTGCAGCAGTGGTTCTCCAAAGCCCGCTTCCAGAGAGGG cAGATGGATTCTCAAGGAGAAGGGAAACGGCCAAGGATGAGAAG GTGGCAAGTGAAACCCAGCCCGGGAGCAATTCTGACGGTTTCTGTGGTTAATCCCCAGGCGGGCCAGCGCAGCCT GCCTGGATCCAAGCGCCCATTCCTGCGAAGCCAGAGACCCCCAGCACGGGTGGCCAAGCCCCAGCCCAAGGGGGTGCTGCTGAGATTCAACTTCCGCGCCATGGCCAACCAG ACCAGCCTGACGCTGGATGAGAGATTCTCTAGTCTGAGGAATAAGAGGCGCTTTACAGCAGCCAGGAGCGCCGGACGGATGGTCACCATGCCTTAG
- the LOC128795335 gene encoding UAP56-interacting factor-like isoform X5 codes for MQDGQRLCVYHKRAAGGFPFNTRSYGPNRFRRGFGQQQFNRRQFRNALPGRKRRAAAAFDGVSPLNRQASAQEGTKKNHAFAKSCSGQQEEQPQPSPGTKRFRADTASICAPGRSRPFLLNRGLALQRVQQWFSKARFQRGQMDSQGEGKRPRMRRWQVKPSPGAILTVSVVNPQAGQRSLPGSKRPFLRSQRPPARVAKPQPKGVLLRFNFRAMANQTSLTLDERFSSLRNKRRFTAARSAGRMVTMP; via the exons ATGCAGGATGGACAGCGGCTGTGTGTGTATCataaaagagcagcaggaggcttCCCCTTCAATACGAGAAGTTATG GACCTAACCGTTTCAGAAGAGGGTTTGGACAGCAGCAGTTCAATCGGAGACAATTCAGGAATGCTTTGCCTGGTCGCAagagaagagcagctgctgcatttgaTGGAGTGAGCCCTTTAAATCGCCAGGCATCAGCTCAGGAG GGCACCAAGAAGAACCATGCTTTTGCCAAAAGCtgcagtgggcagcaggaggaacagCCACAGCCATCTCCAGGCACCAAAAGATTCAGAGCAGATACTGCCAGCATCTGTGCCCCAGGGAGAAG CAGGCCTTTCCTGCTGAACAGGGGATTGGCGTTGCAGCGGGTGCAGCAGTGGTTCTCCAAAGCCCGCTTCCAGAGAGGG cAGATGGATTCTCAAGGAGAAGGGAAACGGCCAAGGATGAGAAG GTGGCAAGTGAAACCCAGCCCGGGAGCAATTCTGACGGTTTCTGTGGTTAATCCCCAGGCGGGCCAGCGCAGCCT GCCTGGATCCAAGCGCCCATTCCTGCGAAGCCAGAGACCCCCAGCACGGGTGGCCAAGCCCCAGCCCAAGGGGGTGCTGCTGAGATTCAACTTCCGCGCCATGGCCAACCAG ACCAGCCTGACGCTGGATGAGAGATTCTCTAGTCTGAGGAATAAGAGGCGCTTTACAGCAGCCAGGAGCGCCGGACGGATGGTCACCATGCCTTAG